The Anabas testudineus chromosome 1, fAnaTes1.2, whole genome shotgun sequence genomic sequence TACTCATTATAACCTATTTCTGTTGTCTGCCACAGGAAACACTTTTAATGGTGTAACGGTGTACATCCTTCCTGCTGGAATAGGAAATGCCAGATGCCAAATATTCCAAAGACAAATCCAGCAGAATGGAGGACAGACGGAGAGTTCACTGCATCCTGGTGTCACTCATGTTGTTGTGGATGACAACATGGACAGTGACAGGGCTCTGCGACTACTGAAAGTGGATAGTATGCCCTCGGCAGTCCAATTAGTGAAGTGCACTTGGTTGAGCTTGTGCATCAGTGAGAAACAACTCCTGGATGTATCCAgttacagccttatttcatCCACAAGGTAAATTACATAGCTATATATTTCGAGCTGTAAATTTCAGCTATATTTTAACAATATGAGTGTTTCATTTGTCTCAACAGCTGTATTAAATTGGCCAGGTAGTTGTCAGCACACTGCCCTCCACTTTTAGTGAGTGATTTTGATCTTTTACATCTTTTAATTTAGGATCTctgaaacacaacatgacaaTATTAATGAAGAGCTGCTGAATGTCAAGACTGCTGCATTACCTGCTACATCAGAGCCGTCTCCTCAAACCAAGCAAAAAGAGACCATAGACATGGTAAGTTGCCAGGCCATGTAAAGAAAACTGTTCAGTGTTCAACATCACTGATCTAGTTTACCAGCCATTGGGTCAATAATTAGTGGGTGCAGCCAAAAACTAGACTctgaacacattaaaacaacaagcctttgttttttggttttgtgtcatAGTTTTACATCACATTCTACTCTTAGGCAATATCAGACAACAAAGAAGAAGTACGAGGGGAAGATGAAGGCGTCTCTCAGAGTGACCTGGAAGCTCTCATCACTGGCCATCACCCTGAAGAGGAAACTCCTGGCACCAGTCTAGATCCCAATCCAGACTCTGCAGCCCAGAAGGCGGTCCCAGGGAAGTGGGTCTGCGCCCAGTCCTCTCAGTCCAAAAGTCATAACTTCAACAAGCACATAACAGACAAACTAGAAGTGCTGGCCAAGGCCTACACACACCAGGGAGACAAGTGGAGGGCGCTAAGCTACTCCAAGGCTGTCAACGCGTTGAAGAGTTACCACAAGCCTATAACTTCATACCAGGTAATGCAGATGCTTTTGATATTATACAGTTATAAAATGTACAGATTTTTTTGGAACACTATACAGAGATTACTCAGtataaattcttttttttaatcagaacGTTTAAAAAATTTGTGTCAGGAGGCTTGTCAGATCCCAGGAATTGGAAAACGCATGGCAGACAAAATAGATGAGATTATGGAGAGTGGTCATCTCCGGAAGCTTGATTACATTGGGGAAGATGTGCCAGTACTGGAGCTTTTCACTAACATCTGGGGTGCTGGGAGTAAGACTGCACAGCTATGGTACCAACAGGTAaggtatgcacacacacaccaaacacaaatttaaatataaatttgtATCACCCTTGAAGTTGAAGGATAACAGAGATCTCACCTGGGGGCTGATAGGGTGTCTTATTGGACAACAGTTGCCTGTATTGTCTCTGTTATTGCACTTCTTTTGCAACAAGACTCTTGGGTTAGTTCTATTCCAGTTAAATTGCTCTTATGTTCAATTATGAGACTGTGACTGGATATTTACTTGCAGAAAAAGATATATTAGATAATAGAAATATGGTCCCGATTGTCTCTGTGGATTAGAATCTTGTTGATAAACACCCGATTATTGCCAGGATATTAATATTGCTTGTATCTTCTATGTTGcagaaatgcaaacattttgttatctaaattaaaaatctttgcattttaatgtgtcaTTTGAACACAACAAGGTGTCTAATGACATGTGCCTTGGCTGTTGAAAATTGTGATGCCTTTTCTTTCTAAAAACAATCAAGAAAATCCACAGCATACATTATTGGTTGGGAAATTAATTCTTAGTTGTTTCCctaaacaaatgcagaaatttTGTTCAATGTTCTTTGTCTATCAGGGATTTCGCACTTTGGAGGACATCCGCACAAAAGCCCATCTgagcaacacacagaaaataggACTAAAGTACTACGAAGACTTTCTGGACAGAATGCCCAGAGGGGAAGCAGCAGCCATAGAGAAAGTGgtaatgcattttcatttgtctcaactcctgtatttattattgtgtGAAGCTTGTTTGCACCTTTTACCACTTCAGTATGTTTAGTCAGTTTACACAGACATGAATATGCATCTGAAAGGCTCCTCTATAAACCTCAGAAGTTTGGAAGTAGAGATGGCTCGAAGTAGGAAAAAGTCTGTGTCAGCCCAATTTGACCGCTTGATAATGGCAAAACCAGACTCTGACAGATTCTTAGATTTTCACAAAGTAGAGCATCCCGAAGGGGAAAACGTACTCTTGAAAGCTGCTGCATCGTAAGTTAGCCAGATACCATAGTGTTGAATACAACGCTAGTTGTTTCAGATAGGATTACTTggattttctcttttccttcaaAGATGCCAGATACAAAGTACACATGAAATAGATGACTTTAGCATGTGTACTCCCTCAGGCTTGTCAAAATAATATGTGATGCTTTCGCATGACTTTCTCCCAGTATTTTGCGAGGAATACGTAAAAGGTTACATGTTTGCCACTACAGGGgaaactttaaaaaactaaaacatacaaaataactCAAGGCTATATGACAACCTCTATTTTATGTTATTCCTTCTGGTTTTGTGCAGGTGAGGAATGCTGCTCATGCCATAGACTCAGGCCTGGTGGTGATGGCATGTGGCTCATACCGTCGAGGAAAGGCCACATGTGGGGATGTTGACGTACTTATAACTCACCCTGATGGCCAGTCCCACAAGGGCGTTTTCAGCAAATTGCTCCTAAGCCTCCATGACAATGGTAAGCTCCATCAGTTTGGAAGGAATTATCTTGTGGCCTGTTTGTAGGTTTGTGTCACACAAATTGgaataattgttttgtttgttttttaagggtTTTTGACAGATGACCTGGTAAGCCAGGAGGACAATGGAGAACAGAAGAAATACATGGGTGTGTGCTGCTTGTCAGGACCCAACCAGAGACATCGCAGATTGGACATCATCATAGTGCCCTACAATGAGTTTGCCTGTGCTCTCATGTATTTTACAGGGTCAGCACACTTTAACCGCTCAATGAGAGCCATggcaaaaactaaaaatatgagCTTATCCGAGCATTCACTGAACAAAGATGTGGTGCGTCAGGGCACCCTGAAGGTGTATGGCGGCACTCCACTTGCTACACCTACAGAGAaggatgtttttattcttttaggCATACCATACAGACAACCTCATGAAAGGGACTGGTAATAATTTGCCATTCAGAATGCCTTAagtagattcaagattcaaggaTGACGAAGAATGTTGACAAAGGATATTCTGAAACactatatttaaattatttattactgcTTCGCAAATCATGTAAGATCCCTGTTTGACTTTCGAATTTTCTGCTATAAATTAAAGAGTTGGGTCACTAAAATCTCAGAAACAACATATTGTCTTCATTACTTCTAGTTTTCACAGTCCCAACAGATAGTTTAAGTTGTATGTGGTGAGGTTTTAAAACGTTTATGTTTGATACTTTTGCTGTTACTCTTTTACAACTCAATGAATACACTAAAATTTTATCTCAATGCATAAATCCTAAACTGTTCACCTGGCGTTGATAACTCTAGAGGTAATTggaaaaatatgtgttttctaaGTTTGAGCAATCTAGCCCTTGAGGTTATTTTAATATAGGAAATTCttgatactgtacattttatggAGGTTATTTTAAtgagtaataataaaacattgaaGGGTAATAGTGGATCTCCTTGTTTGTCTTCTTTAGGTTTTCAGAATTGTTTCAGTATTGAATCAGTTTaccatttaaatgtgttttcttttgaatacagttatatttacattatgagCTGGTTAGTTATGAATTCAATGAATATGACGCAATAAAGGTGGGTAACAGTGAAGATGTTTTCAGACAGGCTACTTGGGAAGGACATCACTGGATTCTACTTATGTGTCCCCTAAACCACAAAAGAGGGACCCGACAGACGCACCGATCAGCGATTGGTCAGACTCCTCCAAGTTTTCCGATCTGTCCAATCGCGGGTCAGTCCGCGAAACCAGTGGCGATCCACGCAACTCAACGCCCATCACGTTGCGCACATGGATCGGGTCGAGGTGACCACGCCACATCCAGCAGACCGAGGCAGAGTGTCCGTGCTGGGGGAACGGCTTGTGTAACCGCTGTATCAGGCAGCGGCACCAGTTGCGCCAGCTCCGCCAGCTCCGTGCCTCGTTGAAATGTCCAGTACGCAGAGGAGGCGGCGCATGCAGCGGCCTCTCAGCGCGACAGGGGCCGAGAAGTAGTTGAGATATTTGGAAACAGTTTGTGAAcgacagtttttttttttttctcatccgTATGTTTTGCCATAGCTGTATCCACTTATCGGAGGAATGAGAGGCGTTTGTTCGGCCCTTAAAATGGGATTGTTTTTGCACGCTGTTGGCTCTGTCATCCCCACCGAGTCCGCAGCAGACAGGGTAAGACTGAGCCGTCAAAAACAAGGCTCTCTCACTCGGCTGTTAGCTAGCTAGGTACGCGGCTAACTTAGCAAACTGCCCAACCAGGCTTTTATTAGCTTATTAAACAAAAGGCCAACAGTTGTGTTATCTTAGTGTATTTGTTGGCGTTAGATACCACCTTACCTTAACTTGTGCTGCGCTGTCAAGAAACATAAGAGCATAGTTGCCAAGTTCAGCTGCTGGCTGTGATAGCTAACAGAGCTAGCCCTGCTAAAGTAAAGGGAGCCAGGGCCTCGCTCTGCTGTGTTTACGGTAGAGATGGTTGACATTTTAGCTACAAGTGAGTCCATctaaacaaacatgtctttaGGTATGATAGATGTGTGGTAACATTTCACGAGTTTCGTAGTTATTTTTGCCTCCCTATCAGAATTACCTCAGTCGCCGTCAAGATAATAGAATCAGATTTAGTTTCATAAGTCAAACGTTATGCAAGCTTGTCAAAGAACTGCTTAGCTGTTAGCTTTCTAAATATGCAGGTAGATCAGtaagcaaacacacaacaagGCAGCAGTCTAATATGAAATGGTATT encodes the following:
- the poll gene encoding DNA polymerase lambda; amino-acid sequence: MEPRHGIMKAFPKVKRAKVLQGKDAPPLKKKPDECVVTGNTFNGVTVYILPAGIGNARCQIFQRQIQQNGGQTESSLHPGVTHVVVDDNMDSDRALRLLKVDSMPSAVQLVKCTWLSLCISEKQLLDVSSYSLISSTRISETQHDNINEELLNVKTAALPATSEPSPQTKQKETIDMAISDNKEEVRGEDEGVSQSDLEALITGHHPEEETPGTSLDPNPDSAAQKAVPGKWVCAQSSQSKSHNFNKHITDKLEVLAKAYTHQGDKWRALSYSKAVNALKSYHKPITSYQEACQIPGIGKRMADKIDEIMESGHLRKLDYIGEDVPVLELFTNIWGAGSKTAQLWYQQGFRTLEDIRTKAHLSNTQKIGLKYYEDFLDRMPRGEAAAIEKVVRNAAHAIDSGLVVMACGSYRRGKATCGDVDVLITHPDGQSHKGVFSKLLLSLHDNGFLTDDLVSQEDNGEQKKYMGVCCLSGPNQRHRRLDIIIVPYNEFACALMYFTGSAHFNRSMRAMAKTKNMSLSEHSLNKDVVRQGTLKVYGGTPLATPTEKDVFILLGIPYRQPHERDW